A region of Argentina anserina chromosome 5, drPotAnse1.1, whole genome shotgun sequence DNA encodes the following proteins:
- the LOC126795835 gene encoding LOW QUALITY PROTEIN: clathrin light chain 2-like (The sequence of the model RefSeq protein was modified relative to this genomic sequence to represent the inferred CDS: substituted 1 base at 1 genomic stop codon), whose protein sequence is MRGCGQGLSSTGKDASGRRQGRSAEKKIGFSRVLKVQGFKSSFTLPADDAVPAAGNTSSCPWLSLHLRRRSSLPEAENAVQPAGKEKGEYELRSQIIEEAVKFKVEFYHKRKISSENNKAANREKEKMFVASQEKFHTEVDKNXWKAVTDLIPNEVPAIEKKGGKKDQEKKSSIVVVQCPKPGKPTELSRMRQILLKLKHNTPPHLKHSPPAPAAVAAALGAIAAA, encoded by the exons ATGCGGGGTTGCGGGCAGGGGCTGTCGTCGACAGGAAAAGATGCCAGTGGCCGGAGACAAGGGCGGTCGGCAGAAAAGAAAATAGGATTTTCTAGGGTTTTAAAAGTTCAAGGTTTTAAG TCCTCCTTCACTCTACCCGCTGATGACGCCGTCCCCGCCGCCGGGAACACGTCGTCGTGCCCGTGGCTCAGTCTCCATCTCCGCCGTCGATCTTCGCTGCCGGAG GCAGAAAATGCAGTTCAGCCAGCAGGGAAGGAGAAGGGAGAATACGAGTTGCGGAGCCAAATCATCGAGGAAGCTGTTAAGTTCAAGGTTGAATTCTACCATAAGAGGAAGATCAGTTCTGAGAATAACAAAGCTGCTAACAGGGAAAAGGAGAAG ATGTTTGTTGCCAGTCAAGAGAAGTTTCATACTGAGGTAGACAAGAATTAATGGAAGGCAGTTACAGATCTCATTCCCAATGAGGTGCCAGCTATAGAAAAGAAGGGAGGGAAGAAAGATCAAGAAAAGAAGTCTTCCATAGTTGTTGTGCAATGTCCAAAGCCTGGTAAGCCAACTGAGCTCTCTAGGATGAGGCAGATACTTCTGAAATTGAAGCATAATACGCCTCCTCACCTAAAGCACTCACCACCGGCACCAGCTGCTGTGGCAGCTGCGCTTGGCGCTATAGCTGCTGCCTGA